The Hordeum vulgare subsp. vulgare chromosome 7H, MorexV3_pseudomolecules_assembly, whole genome shotgun sequence DNA window GCTTCCCCAAAGCAATTATTATATCATTCTTGGTAATTGGGAATTCTGGGACTAAGAAAAcgtattatttgcttttctaatgGCAATAGGACCATTAACCCATGCTACTTTGTTCTTATGCCAGAACTGTACATTATTATTACAACTTGTCAAAAGAGTAGCTGTTGGAGATTTACATATGACAGTGCAATCAGAAAATATCTACTAGCTTGTTCAGGTGTTCAAGCTGAAATATTACGGGGGTACACAAATAGATGAAGACCTTGATCCATATGCAGTGTAAACATTGTTTTGTATACTGGACTCTTGGATTCATCTTCCAGCTTGAACCGGAAGAAATGTATCAGGGTAGCAGCCATGATTTTCATCTGCCTGTATGCAAATTCTTTCCCCAAGCATATACGTGGGCCCGCCTGATCATGTGAAGAAGACTTATTAAATGGTGAAAATTGCCAACTGAACTCTAAGGAAAAATAGAACTATCTTTGCTTGTGTTTTTGACTTGAGAACTGATGTTAACAGGAGCAGACTTTTTATTTATTAGTTTGTGTGTAAGTGCTTGATACTATTCTGAAAGTACATCCATTAGCAAGCTAATGCTTGATTTTCTGAAGTTACCATGGTGTTTCCTACTTTATTTGTAATGTAATGCTTGATTTTCTGTCTTAGCAACAGAAGGTCATATTTAAATCCCAGCAATGTGATATACTCGCCTGTGCCTGACATAACCCAATTTGTCAGAGTTGGACATGCTCACTGAATAATATTATAGGCCCTATAAACATGTGCAGATATTATTTCTCAAGTAATACTTACATTGAAAGATATAAACTTGTAAGGGCTCTCTTGCTGAAAGACTCCATCCACAAGCCATCTTTCAGGCCTGAATTCTTCGGCATCCTCACCCCAAAGGTATTTCATTCTCCCCATGGCATAGATCATGTAGTTCATTCCATCCCCTTTTATCACTCTATATCCATTGGGTAGCAAGTCATCTTCATCTGCCATCTTGCCATCCTGAAAAAGTGCCACAATCTTTTCTTAACCATTGCAATGTCATTCTGGAGATTATATATTTTCATACAAAAACCGTAGATGTTTCAAATTAAATATTTCTCTTAATTATTTTGTGCAATTTATGTCTGTCCATTTTTTCAGGCAGCTATTCTAGTACTCTGTTATTTTCCTGTTTAATTTTTTTGCAACTCATTCCGACAACTACAGTCCTgctcccttctctattttctgtTAGTTTTTATGATTAAAGCTAGGAAATTGCATAAAATAGATACTATTACTGTACATACTCGGATTTGTCATGATTTTCATATAGCATATAATACCGACTATGCTTACTATACAAACTAACCCAGTCCTTCAATTTTCATGATTAATTTCCAATGTTTCAGGTTATGATTAGTTGCATGTAAGTGGGTATATAGTGCTAGACCCAAATATTAACAAGTCATGTCTGGTCCCGTTTTAGTTGTATTCTACTCTCTACAAGGAATAGTTGTTGAAGTTTGGAGTTATTCATACCACTGGAACAGCAGGATACAACCGGAGCGTCTCAGTTAACGTAGCATGTAGGTACTGCATCTTCTCAATGGCACCTTGATTTAACTTTGCAGTGAAGGTTTCCATATTATCTTCTTGTGCCAATTCAACAGATTCCTTGATCTCATAGGCAACCTTATCCTGCACGATGGGGTTCTTGCAGAGCATGTAGATGAACCATGAGAGGGTATTTGCAGTCGTATCTTTGCCAGCAATCATGAAGCTGAGGACAATGTCACGGAGGTACCGATCGTTCATTGTCACTGGGTCCTCCTCACTTGCTAGTATGAATCTTGATAGTATGTCTTCTCTGGCTTTCTGCATCCATCATGAAGAGAACACATAGTTAATAGCATTTGTTTTCGTATTATATATAACTTCAATAAAAACTTCATTTGATTGAAGAATGTTTCTTAAATTTTAGGCGACCATATTCTAAAATTCCTCCAGATTTATAGAGCACAACATAAATGATAAATCATAATAGAGCATAGCACCTGAAAAATCAGATAGCCAACATTACACTGTCATGAAATTATTCGATATTCTAAACTGTTAGAGATTGATTCCGTTATACTTCAACAAGTCCTGCAAACTCTATTCTAGCATGTTAATTTGAAATGATTGGACACCAAGATGTCCTATTTCAATAGCAAGTTAAACATTATTCCTCAAGTTATCTGTGTATACTCACAGCCATTAGAAAACTGTGTTATATCATAAACCGATTGtaacaagtttttttttttttttgaacgaaAGGGGTTACCCCCCTGCCCCATTTATAAAATGAAGCAGCAGCCATTACAAATCATCCACAACCACCAAGCGACAACTGACAAACCATGGCAGACCACAGGCACTGTCCAAACAGGGAGTCTAACAAGCTAAGCAAGAGTAAAAATTCACCAGAAACTACAGGACAAATTACAGCAAAAACAGCAAGAACTCTCATCTCTCCCCTAATCCAGCTGATCGTCAGGCGACACGACCACCACAGGCAACCAGGCGATCCGAAGCAGCTCAGCTGAGCATTGTAACAAGTTGTAATGAGATGGAGTTTCATAGCCCTTACCTGAGCATGCCTGTTCTTCATTTGCTCTCTCTTTTGATGTATCAACTGCATCACAAAGTCGTCGATTATCTGAATGTTTTTCTTGAGTTTGGCTTCTGATCCAATATTAAGATGCCGCTTTACTTGCCAGAACATATCAACATATCGGTAGTAAACAAGAGAGTTTGCTTCATCGAACGCCTTGCTGAATCGAATGCTAGATTCATCTGATCCGGATAGTGTGTTAAGCTCGAAACCAAGCCCCACTTTGAATATTGAATCCATTGTTGCTCTCATAAGAAGGTCCTGATAAAATTTGCAGTACAGTAACTTGGTTTGCAATCAAAAGGTAGAAATAAGAACAAAACAACCACGTTGGTCTCTGAACTTTGCAGTTGGGGTTGTTCAAATCACTTAGCTTCTGTTTTGCTTACTCAAAAACTTGAGTTATATACATAAGCCCAATCCAGGAGTTGTAAGTGAAATGCTTGCTCCAGTTTCTTCTCATTATAGCTAGCTTGAATTGGGCTTTAGGTGTAGGATTAAATGGTCTGTAATCTTTCGTAAGTTAAAGTgctaaaataaaacagagaagagACGAAAGGTACAGATATGATCTTGTCACTTACTACTATTTGTGTTTTATTGATCAGTCATGGAAGTACCTGCATGTTTATGGTAATTCTGTTAGCTGCTGCATGTGAGATCTTCTCTCCCAGTTTTGCAGCATTAACTCTGAAAACATCACTGCTGAAGTCACGTAGCACTTTGGTTGAGAACTCATGGCTTGCTAGCTTTCTCTGGTGTCGCCACTTCTCCCCGTCTGTCGTGAAAATTCCATTCCCAAAGAGGTCCATCATGACTCGAGTGTTGAATGCCCCCTGTGCAATAGGCCCCAACATCATTAATGAATTGTGCCCATAGGCTCAGTGTTTTACTTTTCCATGCAATTTGCAGTAAAtattgaacttgatctatttcttGTAAGGTTAATGCATGAGCATCCTGACTAGCTGTATGTATGTAGGTTTATGGTTAATATCTGCTTCTTTGTGATCAATCGATATATTTTGGTTTACATGGCAATATGCTGTTATCCTGTTTTGAATTGAAAATTGCTCTGTGTACATGTTGCACTATGAGCTGTTGGACCGCTAGATGAATGCGTGTGCAACTTAATAACTGTCAGCAGCAAATGAACACTGTTATTCAATCATATCATGGCAATTTATAGCATGTAAGTAACACTGAAGAAAGTACTCACGGTTTGACTTGATCATCCATTGCATAAATCTTGAGGATTTAGTCACCAAAATTCAGAATGAACTACCTATCCATTAGCTTATTATTAATCCTTAAGACAGGCAGAGGAAGAACAGAGATGATCAGAGAATCACCTTACTGTATTTACTGAAGTTGGTCTTGAGAAAATGCTCGATGATGGCTGGGTCAGAGGTGAAGATCTCACTGTGCCCGGGATAGACCAGCCTGCTGGTGGTGTGCAGAAGCGCATATGAC harbors:
- the LOC123407539 gene encoding cytochrome P450 704C1-like, translating into MAYQLLYHAASMGMCLVSVLAIAFLAITLYILGVVASFAVFCIREFTQRAQDRPPLVGTVLRQLKNFDRLFDEQVSYALLHTTSRLVYPGHSEIFTSDPAIIEHFLKTNFSKYSKGAFNTRVMMDLFGNGIFTTDGEKWRHQRKLASHEFSTKVLRDFSSDVFRVNAAKLGEKISHAAANRITINMQDLLMRATMDSIFKVGLGFELNTLSGSDESSIRFSKAFDEANSLVYYRYVDMFWQVKRHLNIGSEAKLKKNIQIIDDFVMQLIHQKREQMKNRHAQKAREDILSRFILASEEDPVTMNDRYLRDIVLSFMIAGKDTTANTLSWFIYMLCKNPIVQDKVAYEIKESVELAQEDNMETFTAKLNQGAIEKMQYLHATLTETLRLYPAVPVDGKMADEDDLLPNGYRVIKGDGMNYMIYAMGRMKYLWGEDAEEFRPERWLVDGVFQQESPYKFISFNAGPRICLGKEFAYRQMKIMAATLIHFFRFKLEDESKSPVYKTMFTLHMDQGLHLFVYPRNISA